Proteins co-encoded in one Halodesulfovibrio sp. genomic window:
- a CDS encoding DegV family protein — translation MKSSSTRIQYLDGIRFKRVVNAAAKRLIEKHGHLNDINVFPVPDGDTGSNMAGTMDNVVKKSADTLDQSIGKMSEVIAESALLGARGNSGVILAQFFCGFSEGVKGLQRVTLKDFSDAASNASKRALEAISEPKEGTILTVIRDWSDHLSANHQNYNNFHDLLYDSLEHAKESVLATKEKLASLKAADVVDAGALGFVYLLEGIVEFTERGSLNRQEEQSIIPEPSAGVHDRVAVDSLTYSFCTECMISGEGIDRDALRKEVGELGDSLVVAGTSSKVRVHVHTNEPETVFQIAAEYGEVSHHKKEDMLEQHRNLLTVKEQRTGILTDSTCDLPDELIKKYDIHVAPLKLYMDGNELLDKVDISTEEFNKKLADSKSVQTSQPSPGHYKALYEKLNADYEEVLAMHVMAIHSGTFQSSKNMGASILDDPHAIDTYTVTGGLGLVTLEAAKLAQQGKGAKEIAEKVEEMRKNVFVLVAMDTVDFAVRGGRLNKNIGTIAKLFNIKPVLEFATRNEGLCGIVAKCFGVRHSEARLIKLLKKRVQGKTNLRFAITHVEAPEKAKRLTDMIKKEFHSDIEFELQAAPVLGCYSGPGACAVSVLCDS, via the coding sequence TTGAAGTCATCATCTACACGAATTCAATATCTAGACGGTATTCGCTTCAAACGAGTTGTTAACGCTGCTGCGAAACGTCTCATTGAAAAACATGGTCATCTTAATGATATTAATGTGTTTCCTGTTCCAGACGGAGACACAGGCAGCAACATGGCAGGAACAATGGATAACGTTGTTAAAAAATCTGCCGACACCCTTGACCAGTCTATTGGCAAAATGAGTGAAGTAATTGCAGAAAGTGCTTTACTCGGTGCCCGTGGCAACTCCGGTGTTATTCTTGCTCAATTCTTTTGCGGTTTTTCTGAAGGCGTGAAAGGACTTCAGCGCGTTACTCTTAAAGATTTTTCTGATGCTGCCTCCAATGCATCAAAGCGTGCTCTCGAAGCTATTTCCGAACCTAAAGAAGGTACTATCCTTACTGTTATTCGTGACTGGTCGGATCATCTCTCCGCCAACCACCAAAATTACAACAACTTCCATGATCTTTTGTATGACTCACTTGAGCATGCAAAAGAATCCGTTCTCGCCACTAAAGAAAAACTTGCTTCTTTAAAAGCTGCGGACGTTGTTGATGCCGGAGCGTTGGGCTTTGTATACCTGCTTGAAGGCATTGTTGAATTTACAGAACGCGGAAGCCTTAACAGACAAGAAGAGCAAAGTATCATTCCTGAACCGTCCGCGGGCGTACATGACCGTGTAGCTGTTGATAGCCTTACCTACTCCTTCTGCACAGAATGTATGATTTCCGGTGAAGGCATTGACAGAGATGCACTGCGTAAAGAAGTCGGTGAACTTGGCGACTCTCTTGTCGTTGCAGGCACATCTTCAAAAGTTCGTGTGCATGTACATACAAACGAGCCTGAAACCGTTTTCCAAATTGCAGCGGAATACGGCGAAGTATCTCACCATAAAAAAGAAGATATGCTGGAACAGCACAGAAACCTTCTCACGGTGAAAGAACAGCGCACAGGCATTCTTACAGACTCAACTTGTGACCTTCCTGATGAGTTAATCAAGAAATATGACATCCACGTAGCACCGTTAAAACTGTACATGGACGGTAACGAACTGCTGGATAAAGTAGATATTTCTACTGAAGAATTTAATAAAAAGCTTGCTGATTCTAAATCAGTACAAACCTCCCAGCCTTCTCCAGGGCATTACAAAGCACTCTACGAAAAACTTAACGCAGATTACGAAGAAGTACTGGCAATGCACGTTATGGCAATCCATAGCGGAACCTTCCAGTCTTCTAAAAACATGGGTGCTTCTATTCTTGATGATCCGCATGCTATCGACACCTACACAGTAACAGGCGGTCTCGGTCTTGTTACTCTTGAAGCGGCAAAACTTGCCCAGCAAGGCAAAGGTGCCAAAGAGATTGCAGAGAAAGTTGAAGAGATGCGTAAAAATGTTTTTGTACTGGTTGCAATGGATACTGTGGACTTCGCAGTAAGAGGCGGTCGTCTGAACAAAAACATTGGTACCATTGCTAAGCTCTTCAACATTAAGCCTGTCCTTGAGTTTGCAACCCGCAACGAAGGCTTGTGTGGTATTGTCGCAAAATGCTTCGGCGTTCGTCATTCAGAAGCACGTCTCATTAAGCTTCTCAAAAAACGTGTTCAAGGCAAAACCAACCTGCGTTTTGCAATTACACATGTTGAAGCACCTGAAAAGGCAAAGCGCCTTACAGACATGATTAAAAAAGAATTTCATTCCGATATTGAATTTGAACTGCAAGCAGCTCCCGTACTTGGCTGCTACAGTGGACCTGGGGCATGTGCTGTTTCAGTTCTTTGTGATTCATAA
- a CDS encoding efflux RND transporter permease subunit: MNLAELSIKKRAITQFVVLLLFIAGAYSYFQMGKLEDPEFTLKTAIVITQYPGASTVQVEEEVTDVLETAIQQMESLKHVRSMSRPGLSVVWVDIQESKRARELPQIWDDLRKKMRDVTPTLPPGVRAPMVKDDFGDVYGVFLTVTSDGFSYAELKKQVDELRKELLLVKNVAKVEIWGAQRECIYVDMSSTSLAERGIPPASVFNALDKQNIVIDSGNINIGRERLRLAVNGEFNSVEAVGNLIISRGASDKMVLLRDIATIRKGYVEPVSKQMRFNGMPSLGIAASTVSGGNVIKMGEAVKARINELKQFLPIGMEISVVAMQSDLVQKSIDEFMMNLGAALLIVVALLFIFMGVRSGMLIGLGLLLTIATTFLVMRMLHVDLQRISLGALIIALGMLVDNAIVVTESMLIKLQLGKSRLDAAKETYSETAWPLLGATIVAALAFLPVYLADNNTGEFCESLFVVVGVSLLVSWLLAMTVSALWCYIGLKVPENLQGKDPYAGIFFTVYRKMLDFSIRFRWVTLATMVVLLFLAVTNFKYVDKTFFPESRRPQLIVDYWLPEGTNVDIVSEDLYALEKSLLQFPTIADVASFVGGGGTRFYLSLEPEFANSSYGQLILNINDAERLDETIEFIQKELDEKFLYAEPRVRKFPLGAAAKFKVEARFRGPDRKVLHDLAEQAKAIMLAEPTTKYVRDDWRQPVKVIEAEYSQARGLRVGVTRADVAQALKRGYDGITMGVYREENKLLPIIMRPPATERRRVEDMQMLQVYNKMSPQGIPMGQLVSDVKTTWEESTVRRRDHQRAITVQCDPRVGTAETLRRKLQPAIEALTLPPGYTLEWGGSWEKSNESRSYVGKGLPVTFLLMALVVVMLFNAYRQPLIIACVIPLSIIGVTSGLLLTRQPFGFLALLGFLSLSGMLIKNAVILIDQIDAEIAAGKEPYAAVLDSSVSRIRPVLMAAMSTVLGMLPLVIDRFWASMAVTICFGLTFATVLTLIVVPVLYTLFFRITRTVKS, from the coding sequence ATGAACTTAGCTGAGTTATCTATTAAAAAGCGCGCCATAACACAGTTTGTGGTGTTGCTGCTTTTCATTGCTGGTGCGTACTCATATTTCCAAATGGGTAAACTGGAAGATCCAGAATTTACGCTTAAAACAGCTATTGTTATTACACAATACCCTGGTGCCAGCACCGTTCAGGTGGAAGAAGAGGTCACAGACGTACTGGAAACAGCTATCCAGCAGATGGAAAGCTTGAAGCATGTACGCTCTATGTCCCGTCCGGGGCTTTCGGTTGTTTGGGTTGATATTCAAGAAAGCAAACGCGCGAGAGAACTACCGCAGATATGGGACGATTTACGCAAAAAAATGCGTGATGTGACTCCCACCCTTCCACCGGGCGTACGAGCACCAATGGTCAAAGACGACTTTGGCGATGTGTACGGCGTGTTTCTTACAGTCACTAGCGATGGTTTTTCCTATGCAGAGCTGAAAAAACAAGTCGATGAGCTGCGCAAAGAGCTTTTGCTGGTGAAAAACGTAGCAAAAGTGGAAATATGGGGCGCACAGCGAGAGTGTATCTATGTAGATATGTCCAGTACATCTCTTGCCGAACGCGGTATTCCACCTGCATCTGTTTTTAATGCATTAGATAAACAAAATATCGTTATAGATTCCGGTAACATTAATATCGGACGCGAACGATTACGCCTTGCCGTTAATGGAGAATTCAACAGCGTAGAGGCTGTAGGTAACCTTATCATCAGCCGTGGTGCTTCTGATAAAATGGTATTGCTTCGTGACATTGCAACAATCCGTAAAGGATATGTTGAGCCAGTCTCAAAGCAGATGCGATTTAATGGAATGCCGTCATTGGGCATTGCTGCATCTACAGTATCAGGCGGTAACGTTATTAAGATGGGTGAAGCGGTTAAAGCTCGCATTAACGAGTTGAAGCAATTTTTACCTATCGGGATGGAAATTTCCGTCGTTGCAATGCAGTCTGATCTTGTTCAGAAATCTATCGACGAATTCATGATGAACCTTGGCGCAGCGCTACTTATTGTTGTTGCCTTATTGTTTATTTTCATGGGCGTACGCAGCGGTATGTTGATCGGCTTAGGTTTGCTGCTGACGATTGCGACAACCTTTCTTGTCATGCGCATGCTTCATGTTGACCTGCAACGAATTTCGTTGGGTGCATTAATTATTGCATTGGGGATGCTGGTAGATAACGCCATTGTTGTTACCGAAAGTATGCTTATCAAGCTTCAGCTGGGTAAAAGCAGGCTGGACGCTGCAAAAGAAACCTATTCCGAAACAGCATGGCCGTTACTTGGCGCGACTATTGTTGCTGCGTTGGCATTTTTGCCAGTGTATCTTGCAGACAACAACACAGGTGAATTTTGTGAATCATTGTTTGTTGTTGTAGGTGTCTCTTTGCTGGTGAGTTGGCTGCTGGCGATGACGGTATCAGCACTGTGGTGCTATATTGGCTTAAAAGTACCTGAAAACTTGCAGGGCAAAGATCCATACGCGGGAATTTTCTTTACAGTTTATAGAAAAATGCTGGATTTCAGTATCCGCTTCCGATGGGTAACGCTGGCTACTATGGTTGTGTTGCTCTTTTTAGCTGTAACCAACTTTAAATATGTTGATAAAACATTTTTCCCTGAATCTCGTCGTCCGCAGTTGATTGTGGATTACTGGCTACCTGAGGGAACAAACGTTGATATAGTATCGGAAGATTTATACGCACTGGAAAAATCGCTGTTGCAGTTTCCTACAATCGCAGATGTTGCTTCATTCGTCGGCGGTGGCGGAACTCGTTTCTATCTTTCGCTGGAACCTGAGTTTGCAAATTCATCGTACGGGCAGCTGATCCTTAACATCAATGATGCCGAACGGCTTGATGAAACAATTGAGTTTATTCAAAAAGAATTAGATGAAAAATTCTTGTACGCGGAGCCGCGAGTACGCAAGTTTCCGCTTGGTGCTGCTGCAAAATTTAAAGTTGAAGCTCGGTTCAGAGGTCCAGATAGAAAAGTACTGCATGACCTTGCAGAACAGGCAAAGGCAATTATGCTTGCCGAGCCTACAACAAAATATGTTCGTGATGACTGGCGCCAGCCTGTGAAAGTGATTGAGGCAGAATATTCTCAGGCACGTGGTCTGCGTGTCGGGGTGACTCGTGCTGATGTTGCTCAGGCGTTGAAGCGTGGGTACGATGGCATCACAATGGGAGTGTATAGGGAAGAAAACAAATTACTTCCTATTATTATGCGTCCTCCGGCAACAGAACGCCGTCGTGTCGAAGACATGCAGATGCTTCAGGTCTATAACAAAATGTCACCGCAGGGAATTCCTATGGGGCAGCTTGTTTCTGATGTAAAGACAACTTGGGAAGAATCTACGGTTCGTCGTAGAGATCATCAGCGCGCAATTACGGTTCAGTGTGACCCTCGCGTTGGGACAGCAGAGACGCTGCGCCGTAAACTTCAACCTGCTATCGAAGCATTGACTCTGCCTCCTGGGTATACTCTTGAGTGGGGCGGTAGCTGGGAGAAGTCAAACGAATCCCGTTCTTACGTTGGCAAAGGGCTTCCTGTAACATTTTTGCTGATGGCACTTGTCGTTGTTATGCTGTTTAACGCGTATCGCCAGCCGCTGATTATTGCCTGTGTCATTCCGCTTTCAATTATCGGTGTTACAAGCGGGCTGTTGCTTACAAGGCAGCCATTCGGCTTCTTAGCTTTGCTTGGTTTCTTATCCTTGTCAGGCATGTTGATTAAGAACGCGGTAATTTTGATCGACCAGATTGATGCAGAGATTGCTGCTGGTAAAGAGCCATATGCAGCTGTGCTGGATTCATCCGTAAGTCGTATCCGCCCTGTACTCATGGCAGCTATGTCAACAGTACTTGGGATGCTTCCTCTTGTTATTGACAGGTTCTGGGCATCCATGGCGGTAACAATTTGCTTTGGTCTTACCTTTGCGACTGTACTTACACTGATTGTTGTGCCGGTTCTGTACACCTTGTTCTTCAGAATTACTCGTACTGTTAAGAGTTAA
- a CDS encoding efflux RND transporter periplasmic adaptor subunit, with protein sequence MFRKILVIALCIVPLLTGCKEEKVADVIRPVKAMKIAPADQVATRVFPGKVEATSEVALAFRVSGQLISYPVTRGQYVKKGSLIAALDTTDYRIQVRRLEAQLVGAKAALKEAHLRYTRYGKLFEEDNAAKASFDQAEATYKTTEAKVKSLAEQLNKAKTDLAYASLKAPFSGYISTKYMDNYQTIKAGQPVVKLQDIEMLEVTIGLPDNLIIRQNELQGITVDLEAFPGNHIEAQVKELAFDAEPETRTYPLTVQFKRPKDISFLPGMAANVTLHFAKENTSAHYILPETAVVADKEGLSTVWVYNTESTSVERRSVKVGQVFSSGIEVINGLQQGEWVVIAGAHYLSAGQKVRLLDSGK encoded by the coding sequence ATGTTTCGAAAAATACTAGTTATTGCTTTATGTATTGTGCCGTTGCTGACCGGTTGTAAGGAAGAAAAGGTTGCAGATGTTATTAGACCTGTAAAAGCCATGAAGATTGCACCAGCAGATCAGGTTGCAACACGAGTTTTTCCTGGCAAGGTAGAAGCTACATCTGAGGTCGCGTTGGCGTTTCGTGTAAGTGGACAGTTGATTAGCTATCCAGTGACAAGAGGGCAGTATGTGAAAAAGGGCAGCTTGATTGCTGCGCTTGATACCACCGACTACCGCATACAAGTACGTAGACTTGAAGCACAGTTGGTGGGTGCAAAAGCTGCTTTAAAAGAAGCGCACTTGCGCTATACGCGCTATGGTAAGCTTTTCGAAGAAGATAATGCCGCGAAAGCATCGTTTGACCAAGCAGAAGCCACATACAAGACTACTGAAGCTAAGGTTAAGTCTTTAGCTGAACAGTTGAATAAAGCTAAAACCGATCTTGCATATGCTTCGCTGAAAGCGCCATTTAGTGGATATATTTCTACTAAATACATGGATAATTATCAGACAATCAAAGCTGGTCAGCCTGTTGTTAAATTGCAGGATATTGAGATGCTCGAAGTGACTATCGGGTTACCAGATAACCTGATTATCCGTCAGAATGAGCTGCAAGGTATAACAGTAGACCTTGAAGCATTCCCCGGTAACCACATTGAAGCACAGGTCAAAGAACTTGCATTCGATGCAGAGCCGGAGACCCGCACATACCCTCTGACAGTGCAGTTCAAGCGTCCGAAAGATATTAGCTTTCTTCCGGGGATGGCAGCAAATGTGACATTACATTTCGCAAAAGAAAATACGAGCGCTCATTATATTTTGCCAGAAACCGCAGTGGTAGCGGACAAAGAAGGTTTATCAACAGTGTGGGTGTACAATACAGAATCCACTTCTGTTGAACGCCGTTCAGTTAAGGTCGGTCAGGTCTTTTCGAGTGGGATCGAAGTTATCAACGGATTGCAGCAGGGTGAGTGGGTTGTAATTGCTGGTGCACATTACTTATCTGCTGGGCAAAAAGTTCGTCTTCTCGATTCTGGAAAGTAG
- a CDS encoding TetR/AcrR family transcriptional regulator gives MSTGSTALSRKEREREQHRKDIIDAAMRLFAKQGYHSVSMQEIAAEAEFATGTLYKFFPGKRELFREIMVGVIADITSELRPVWSSEGDPMAIITKFLQARRVAFNKRHEYILLYNMVGNGFGSSGDEVVDALIAERRKEVENNLITLFTKGIEQGLFKPVNVEVLARLFEDFCQTIIRSEAVRGELDEETMASIKDLFLNGILA, from the coding sequence ATGAGTACAGGTTCGACTGCACTTTCTCGTAAAGAACGCGAACGAGAGCAGCATAGAAAAGATATTATTGATGCCGCAATGCGCCTGTTTGCGAAGCAGGGATACCACTCGGTGTCGATGCAGGAAATTGCCGCAGAGGCAGAATTTGCGACAGGAACGCTCTATAAATTTTTCCCGGGTAAGCGCGAGTTATTTAGAGAGATTATGGTCGGCGTGATTGCAGATATCACGAGCGAATTGCGCCCTGTTTGGAGTAGCGAAGGCGACCCCATGGCGATAATAACAAAATTTTTGCAGGCGAGACGAGTCGCTTTTAACAAGCGGCATGAATATATTTTGTTGTACAACATGGTCGGTAACGGTTTTGGCTCCTCCGGTGATGAAGTTGTTGATGCACTGATTGCTGAGCGCCGAAAGGAAGTTGAAAACAACTTGATTACGTTGTTTACAAAAGGGATAGAGCAGGGGCTTTTTAAGCCGGTGAATGTAGAAGTTCTTGCCCGCTTATTTGAAGATTTTTGTCAGACAATCATTCGAAGTGAAGCTGTTCGCGGTGAGCTTGATGAAGAGACAATGGCTTCTATAAAAGATTTATTTCTTAATGGGATATTAGCTTAG